From Aegilops tauschii subsp. strangulata cultivar AL8/78 chromosome 5, Aet v6.0, whole genome shotgun sequence:
GTGCACGTTGCCTCAGGAAGAATCAATCAAGCATGGTTTCGTACGTACGTGTTCGGTCGACGGAAAGTACTCGTCAAGGAGCCGTCGTGCAACGTTTGATCGGGCATGTGCCAACAGTCGCGACCTGCCCTTTCTCTGCACAGGTCTAGCTCAAGACGGCGCAATCACTGGGAAGCCCCTACTCCAACCTGCCGATGGACACTGGCAACAGCCTCCGATCGCGGTTCTGGAAGCAGACACGATGGCTACCACGTGCAAGCCGGGCGACATGGCGAGCCACTTGCCTGCTGGTATCCTGGTGCATTTGGAAAGAGAGAAACGAGCGGATTTTCAACTCCAAGGCCAGCACGACGGACCAAGTCCACTCCAGAATCCTAGACGAGGCCAGATCGTGGCTACAAGCGGGCTTAGCCCCAATGACCAGTTTCTTCGAACCACCATGATTCCGGGTAGAGGCCAAGGAAATTACGCGGGGCTGCTAGTCCTGATTTGCTAGGGTTCCCTGACCCTTTCTTGTCACTGTGCCGTCCTTTCCACTACATCAATGAAAATCAGCATCCTGCTGCTCTTTCGTCAAAAAAAAAAAGCCTTCAAGCTTGTCGATCAGTTCAAAAATCCCGTGTGTGTCCTAAAGCTACCAAAAGCTGGTCTTCAAGAATTTCCATTATGTTGCTGAAAATAAGAAAACGGTTAATTAACTGAACAAAAAATAGCACACCAGACTAGCATGTGTTCTATAGCTTCTGCAAAGAAACCTTAAATAAGACACTTCCTATTCACAGTTAACCATACAAGAAGAATTGATCAACGAAAGCACAAGTGAGCGGGTGAAGGAAATGAGAAACAACAAACAGAAATGACAATTAAGTAGATGTTACGGTTCGTGGTGGTGCCAAATGATGCTAGCATAAACAACAGGGAGAAACAAAGGTTATCTTCGATACATGAAAAGTAATAAGTCCATTTGGTTACTCACTAGCCACTAGGCATAGCATTCAACTGATTCCTGGACCAGGTTTGAATAGCATACATCACAAAATGGCATAATTTGGCATCTCAATCAATCCAAAGGGTAAGTGACATTGGATACCGTGTGCTAGAAAACCTCATTGAAGAGTTTGTTTCTTTTTCCACTCTTAAAAAACCCTAAACCTAGTGATTACTACTACCTGGGGATTAGCTTTAGCTCGCCAGCTACACAAGAGAGGCGGGTGGCCACCTTCGGATCCGCAAACAAAGGAAGAAGAGGCCGAGTTTCGGACATAAAACCAACTTCTGCAGCATCCATCAACCAAAGTCTAGTAAGAACGATGGATTCTACCTACTCCATTTCATGATGAAGTTCAGAAGGGATCACCAAAAGCTTCACATGACAACCAGCAATGATGATCATATCCGCAAAATGGGCAGAATCCCTAGGACATGAACTGGATGATAAAATCAGAGATGACTTCTATCGCATCCAGAGGGACATTGCAACGgtcatcatgaaagaagtcatCGAAGGGAAGGGAATATATCCTAGGcctatatcgcgagctgacgtccgaactcgcataggcCTGCAACGTCAGGACTTGACgccgttcaagaagctagggtGCATCCTCGATGATCTGGATGGATGGAACTTCTAATGATTgacgatgccgatgatgatgatgtgTCGGTTGAACTTAATTATATtttctgtagcgatgaaactttgtgatgtcaACGGTCCTACTGAATTGTGCGTAACGCTAGTTTGTTTGTTTCGATACGATGGCCTGCGTAcatctagttaattagtttgggtACGATGAACATGCGTTTATTAATTATGTTTACTATATGTTGCATCTATttgctaaccctttctttttgTGTTGCTCAAGTATATTATCTTGCATATTATTGTTGATTCCcttgatgaagatgcatctctaacaggtacaTAGATCCTtcatggcgaagaagtgctatgTCGTGTACATAGGAAAAGTTCTGGGAGTGTACGACGAGTGGCCCGAGTGTCAGGCCCAAGTGGAGCGGTTCTGCGCCAGCCATAAAGGGTTCGGTAGCAGACAAGAAGCAGAAGCGAGCCATTTGAGGTTCATGCTAGCAAAAGAGAGGAATCATAACAgccgcctcatgtactgcatagttccgctctcagtCATAGTGATTGCTCTTCTCTtatatatcattgtttagatgatGACAATGTAGTTGCGAGTATTCGAGACTTGTATCACTATTTcaagatgatgacgagagacatcactttgtgttggatgatgattaagatgatgacatgatttgataagactatttgtatgtgtatgagatgattagatttgtatgtgtatgatatgataGAGACTATTGTATAAACCTGTAAAAATACAAAACAAACATGCAatagaaaaaaatagaaaaataataaCAATAGCGAGGGGTGTGTGTAGCAGTAGCGAGCAGTTAGCAGTAGCATGCTCTAGAAAGACGGGCTGCACCtattagcagcagcgcgcttATGTATCACGCGCTACTAACAACTACCCAAAAAAAAAACGTGAGCATTCACTGGTTGCCCGTGTAGCTTTGGTGTTGTCCGGTTGCAGGTTCGCTGGTTGACCGTAGATcctcaaaaaataaaaaaccgTTCGCTGCTGACTGAGCTAGCAACGCGTTGCTAGCCAAGAGGCAATATCCTTCGCTCAGGAAGGCCTGCGGCGCCACGCTTGCCTGTAGAATAGGCCTGTTTAGCAAGTACTACTACTTAAATCACGAAgcttattttttttcaaatacgCACGAGTATGTGTACTATATATTAAAGAAGGGATGAGGTAAAGAGCCCCTCCACGTTGGTAGTTACAACTCCGACTCCACCGACAACGCAACCTCTAGTCTATCATGTCTCGCCACGGCCTACCTCTAGCGCCACAAAAAAGGCGTCCATGTCGGGCTTCAGAAGGGCCACCGCTCTCCGTCAGTCACAATAGCGTTGATTACCTTTGTGGGTGAGGGGGTTGCTCCATCGAATACAATCACGTTTCGGTGCTTTCACGGTTCCCACTTACTGGGACGAAGATTACCCGCGTATCCTTCATGCTCATGGTTCCTCTAAGGATCATGCAAATTTGACATGCTATAAAAATATTGCCATGCTCTAAATAGAAAAACGCATTGATCTAAATAACAAAACTGTCACGCTCCGTGTAACTACATTGTCATGCTCAATATAATAGAAAAACACCACATATCCAACATTTCATATATAGAGATAACATGTAAAAAGTTATCATGATTCTACAAGAGTTAATGTATCACATGAGTAGGAAGTTCACAAAAAATGGATAACACACAAAAACACGATATGATCTAAAGAAATGAAAATAACCAAAAATGCTAACAACATAAATTACCAACAAAAATCACGGCAACTATGTGTAAATGTATATGACAAATTATAGAATTTTTGATATCGACTCCTACGCCATGgcaaatttcaatttttttcttagAGAATTTTTTTTGAAGTGTTTCTAAAGAACCATTGCAAAATTTAGAAAAATTGTAATAGCCACATGGTATTTTTTGGGAAAATTGTAATAGTCGCATGACAAAATGAATATGCAATTGGCTCAATGTGACATGATATGAGTAGTTATTATGCAACAAATGAGATGTACAATGTGTTGTAAAACGGAGAGTAAATTGCTGAAAGCCACCACATTTGTGGCGCGGATACTCGAAAACCACCACTTTTgccaaaaaattcaaaaaaccACCATTTCCGCGGCAAGTGAATAACACATTGCACTAAACAAGCTGTGAACCGCGACTAACAGCAAACCTGACAAGTTGGGCCCACTTACGGGTCCAGGGGCGTGGATGCGCACAGACGGACACTAGCGGCGTTTGCAAATAGGTTTGGGCCCACGCACACACCGACCAACAGCCACTGGTTCCGCTCCCACAGTAGAtctcgccatggccgccgccggaGCTCTCTGCTCCTCGCCGCCGTGGAAGCCTTCCCTCCTGCAGGCCGCCTCCGAGTTGGGGGCGCCGCCGTCGGAGATGCGAGCGGAGCCGAAGGATCCCAGCGGCGCCGATGAGCCTGAACGCAGGGACGATTCATGCAGCCTCACCCTCTCCCGCCCAGATGCGCCGGCGCCGTTCCACCACCGACGACGCTCCACAGGGGGAGAGGTAGGGAGCTCCAATGGAGGACGCGCGCACGAGCTCCCTTGCAGTTGTCTGTGGTGTCGTCGTCGGGCTTGGTTCGTGGCCGACGCCAGCCGGAGCTCGCAGTCGAGCGCGTGTGCGGGTACGGGAACTCGGCTCCAACCAAATCAACGGCGACGGCCATGGGCGGGAGCTCGGCACCGGCCAAATCGACGACCACGACCATGGGCGGGAGCTCGGCTCCGGCCAAATCGACGACCACGACCAAGGGCGGGAGCTCGGCTCCGACCAAATCGACGACCACGGCCACGGGCGGGAGCTCGGCTCCGACCGAATCGACGGCTACGGCCATGGGCGGGAGCTTGGCTCCTACCAAATCAATGGCTACGGCCTaggacgccgccgccccgcaccctgTGCTGCGACTGGCCCTCTTCCCACCCCGAGACGCGGCGCCGTCGCCGTCCCTTGCGCCACCGGCAGTGTTGTTCCTCCTCCGGTCGCCGCTGCACAACAGGTGAGCCACAGACCACGCCCTCCTCCGGCTAACGTCCGTCTCCTCGCCCCCATTTGCAAATGCCACGTGGCCCCGGCAGGTGGGCCTGACTGGTCAGTTTTGCTGTTAGAGGTAGCTCAATTTCGAATCAGTACAATGTGTTATTCACTTGCCGCAGAAATGGTGGTTTTTTGAAACTTCTGGCAAAAGTGGTGGTTTTAGAGTATCCGTGTGTGGTGGCTTTCAGCAATTTACTCTAAAACGAACTCGTTAGAGCCAATCTCTCTTGAGCTATGCCAACCACACCACCAAGGGCTAGCCGGCCTGGGGCCAGCTGGAGCGGCTTCGCGTGCTGGAGATCTCCGGCGCGTCTCTGGACGGCCTCGCGGtcggcgccgccgtcgccgcgtgCCCCAATCTCACCGACCTCGCTCTGCTCAAGTGCCAGTGCTCTGGCTACGTGCCCAGCGCTGCCGCCTTGACTTGGTCGGCTCCGGCACCCGCGCCCCATGTCGACTCCCCTTGAGCTCCAGGGTTTCAACTGGATCTCGCTGGAGCACGACGACGGCATCGGCGACCGCCTAAAGCGCCTCACGATTGCCAACAACATCGGTAAGCCCCTATGCATGGCAGTTCTGAACTTCTGGTTCGTTTCATCTTTGTCTATACTTTTGATTGTTTCAGGTACTGTGTACACTATCTGGATCGGCAGGCTCCCGGTGTTAGAGCAGCTGTCTCTGCGTGGCGTCCAGTGGAGCTGGGGAGCCGTCAGCCGTGTTCTATCCTGCGCCGCCGAGGTGAAGCATCTGGAGATGAACATTGCGTCCTGCGGTGATTCCGATGCGAGGGAGCCTTTTCCCGAGGTCGACCTTGCTGGATTCTTCAACAGCCACCCAAAGCTTCGCTCGCAAGTTTGAGGTCCATGATGCAGCCCCGGTCTGCATCCCGATGGTGCCCCTCACCTGTTCGACGGAGTGCTCGACCCAGGTCGACGAAGCCCATGACGCCGCCACCGACGTTTCTGCTGTTCTGCACGTGTCGCTCCTCCCAGCAGCCACACCGATGCTCGTCACCGACCTCCTTCACTCGGGTACCGACGCTGTCGATTCGATGCAGCTGTTTCGGAACCATGACCTGGAGGTCTCGCTCTCGCC
This genomic window contains:
- the LOC109740182 gene encoding F-box protein At1g10780, whose protein sequence is MSTPLELQGFNWISLEHDDGIGDRLKRLTIANNIGTVYTIWIGRLPVLEQLSLRGVQWSWGAVSRVLSCAAEVKHLEMNIASCGDSDAREPFPEVDLAGFFNSHPKLRSQV